One Desulfovibrio fairfieldensis genomic window carries:
- the rfaE2 gene encoding D-glycero-beta-D-manno-heptose 1-phosphate adenylyltransferase translates to MEFSGVRVLVLGDVMLDHYISGRVRRISPEAPVPVACVRKRWTVPGGAANAARNLARLGVGVELVGLAGRDEAGEGLRRELAAEGIGDGLVYSAARGTTRKTRIIAQGQQLLRLDEEEIVPPRPEESALLREKVLERLPGCGALVLSDYGKGVLLDGADGHSLCAPVIAAARERGIPVLVDPKGGQWRRYAGAQCVTPNSAEFALACGLEAGDSPDQRERESLAAALRERHGLERLLLTRGPKGMALFSPDRPPRYIRAAVREVADVSGAGDTVIATLAACVAKGLDWEESALVANTAAGVAVGKPGTAPVALSELNLALRENADNPKLYSLPDLLEKLEEWRRGNASIVFTNGCFDLLHPGHISLIRQCAALGERLVVGLNSDASVRRLKGSGRPIQNEQSRALLLAALQGVDAVVLFDEDTPLELIRRVRPDVLVKGSDYTVETVVGAELVREYGGRVHLAGLMDGCSTTNLVRRMGSDRS, encoded by the coding sequence ATGGAATTTAGCGGAGTACGTGTGTTGGTGCTGGGCGATGTGATGCTCGACCACTACATTTCCGGCCGGGTGCGGCGCATTTCGCCGGAAGCGCCGGTGCCCGTGGCCTGCGTGCGGAAACGCTGGACCGTTCCGGGCGGCGCGGCCAACGCGGCCCGTAATCTCGCCCGGCTGGGCGTCGGGGTTGAACTGGTCGGCCTGGCGGGCCGCGACGAGGCCGGAGAGGGCCTGCGCCGCGAACTGGCCGCCGAAGGCATCGGCGACGGCCTTGTGTATTCCGCCGCGCGCGGCACCACGCGCAAAACCCGGATCATTGCCCAGGGGCAGCAATTGCTGCGCCTGGATGAAGAAGAGATCGTCCCGCCGCGGCCGGAGGAAAGCGCGCTGCTGCGAGAAAAAGTTCTGGAACGCCTGCCGGGCTGCGGCGCGCTGGTGCTCTCCGATTACGGCAAGGGCGTGCTGCTGGACGGCGCGGACGGCCACAGCCTGTGCGCACCGGTCATCGCGGCGGCCCGCGAGCGGGGCATTCCCGTGCTGGTGGACCCCAAGGGCGGGCAGTGGCGGCGTTATGCCGGGGCGCAGTGCGTGACGCCCAACAGCGCGGAGTTCGCCCTGGCCTGCGGCCTGGAAGCGGGCGATAGCCCGGATCAGCGGGAGCGGGAAAGCCTGGCCGCCGCGTTGCGCGAACGCCACGGCCTGGAGCGCCTGTTGCTTACGCGCGGCCCCAAGGGCATGGCCCTGTTCAGCCCGGACAGACCGCCGCGGTACATCCGGGCCGCCGTGCGCGAGGTGGCCGACGTGTCCGGCGCGGGCGACACAGTCATCGCGACCCTGGCGGCCTGCGTGGCCAAGGGCCTGGACTGGGAGGAAAGCGCGCTCGTGGCCAATACGGCGGCCGGTGTGGCTGTGGGCAAGCCGGGCACCGCGCCGGTGGCCCTGAGCGAACTCAACCTGGCCCTGCGCGAGAACGCCGACAATCCCAAACTGTACAGCCTGCCCGATCTGCTGGAAAAACTGGAGGAGTGGCGGCGCGGAAACGCGAGCATCGTGTTCACCAACGGCTGCTTCGACCTGCTCCATCCCGGCCACATTTCCCTGATCCGCCAGTGCGCGGCCTTGGGCGAGCGCCTGGTGGTGGGCCTGAACAGCGACGCCTCGGTGCGCCGTCTCAAGGGCTCCGGCCGTCCCATCCAGAACGAGCAGAGCCGCGCGCTGCTTCTGGCCGCGTTGCAGGGCGTGGACGCGGTGGTTCTTTTTGACGAGGACACGCCCCTGGAGCTGATCCGTCGGGTGCGGCCCGATGTGCTGGTCAAGGGCAGCGACTATACCGTGGAAACCGTGGTGGGCGCGGAGCTGGTGCGCGAATATGGCGGCCGCGTGCATCTGGCCGGGCTGATGGACGGGTGCAGCACCACCAATCTGGTACGCCGGATGGGCTCGGACAGGAGCTGA
- a CDS encoding glucokinase, with amino-acid sequence MQRILAADIGGTNCRFASFSLDQGRLRQERVVWIRSAGLLDTDMVLVALERELETPLRTADMLVLGLAGPVSDGLRGGLTNGALRVDLTGLEQRYGIPRALVINDFTAEAYGCLTEIGEQARCVVRPTEQAEVPPTASRGVLGAGTGLGTASLVHDGRGGWLPVAAEGGHASFPFVGDEENDFHKFVCRELGYPFARGDDILTGRGLGLLHRYLSGETLEAREVGERALSRDTPTLRWYSRFYARACRNWILTTLCRGGLWIAGGIASRNPLSVTSDYFLRELYTTPQFASLIRSVPIYLIENKNSGLWGAAQAGLEVLRREAR; translated from the coding sequence ATGCAGCGCATTCTCGCAGCCGATATCGGCGGCACCAATTGCCGTTTCGCATCCTTCAGCCTGGATCAGGGCCGTCTCCGCCAGGAGCGGGTGGTCTGGATCAGGTCCGCGGGCCTGCTGGATACGGACATGGTGCTTGTCGCCCTGGAGCGCGAGCTGGAAACGCCCCTGCGCACGGCGGACATGCTTGTTCTGGGCCTGGCCGGGCCGGTGAGCGACGGCCTGCGCGGCGGCCTGACCAACGGCGCCCTGCGCGTGGATCTCACGGGCCTGGAACAGCGCTACGGCATTCCCCGCGCTCTGGTCATCAATGACTTTACCGCCGAAGCCTACGGCTGCCTGACGGAAATCGGGGAGCAGGCGCGTTGCGTGGTCAGGCCCACGGAGCAGGCCGAGGTGCCGCCCACGGCCAGCCGGGGCGTGCTGGGCGCGGGCACGGGTCTGGGCACCGCCTCCCTGGTGCATGACGGGCGCGGCGGCTGGCTGCCGGTGGCCGCCGAAGGCGGGCACGCCTCCTTTCCCTTTGTGGGCGACGAGGAAAATGATTTTCACAAATTCGTCTGCCGGGAACTGGGCTATCCTTTCGCGCGCGGCGACGACATTCTCACCGGCAGGGGGCTTGGCCTGCTGCACCGCTATCTCAGCGGCGAAACTCTGGAAGCCCGCGAAGTGGGCGAGCGCGCCCTCAGCCGGGATACCCCCACCCTGCGCTGGTATTCGCGCTTCTATGCCCGGGCCTGCCGCAACTGGATTCTGACTACCCTGTGCCGTGGCGGCCTGTGGATCGCGGGCGGCATTGCCAGCCGTAATCCCCTCAGCGTCACCAGCGACTATTTTTTGCGGGAGCTGTACACCACCCCGCAGTTCGCCTCCCTGATCCGCTCCGTGCCCATCTATCTGATTGAGAATAAAAACAGTGGATTGTGGGGTGCTGCCCAGGCCGGTCTGGAGGTGTTGCGCCGCGAGGCGCGTTGA
- a CDS encoding GAF domain-containing hybrid sensor histidine kinase/response regulator, with protein sequence MSDTTSAAFAQAAASEKLSLLLAKVSSEALVSQNRDVFFNNALRELGQCLEAGRVYLFRKSNGLWHNTYEWCAEGVAPQSSALQNIPPEEVGWFVSALEQGRPLCIEDVRRVPHDRTRELLLLQGIRSLLAVPLRHDGALDGFFGVDICNRHVRWTESMINMAVAVANVLCGADLNFRQRAGLARKSRQLADILDAFVEPVYISDMDTYEVLFSNKALNEHFPLRPGGDARCFARFQGLDAPCPFCTNAFLRGRDNPDSPHHWVHVNPLSNHTYTIVDRLIRWEDGRRVRLSIAMDVTDVLEAQREKELAEAATRAKSEFLARMSHEIRTPMNGILGMTYLALDDNPAPRQREYLRKIRLSAKSLLGIINDILDFSKIEAGKLDICAEDFALDELVQNLRAMLSAQVHEKQLSFSVNLAPDVPLWLRGDALRITEVLINLLGNALKFTSQGGISLDVDTDCRDGAAFLHFMVRDTGIGISAGELENLFQPFTQADSSISRRFGGTGLGLAISRQLARLMGGELWCESEPGKGSVFHFLLPLARAARARPGTDAESRPLEALPPGKRVLLAEDNAINQEIVRELLRRLGVDCAVAENGRRALDLISRERYDCVLMDIQMPEMDGLEATRRIRAMSGAVSRIPVIAMTAGAAPEDVRRSLAGGLNDHISKPLDPAELREKLNHWLAGDEARQRKDHDC encoded by the coding sequence ATGTCCGACACCACAAGCGCGGCTTTTGCGCAAGCCGCCGCGTCCGAGAAGCTTTCCCTGCTGCTGGCCAAAGTCTCCAGCGAGGCCCTGGTCAGCCAGAACCGGGATGTTTTTTTCAACAACGCCCTGCGGGAACTGGGGCAGTGTCTGGAGGCGGGCCGGGTCTATCTTTTCCGGAAAAGCAACGGCCTCTGGCACAATACCTACGAATGGTGCGCCGAGGGCGTCGCGCCGCAGTCATCCGCGCTTCAGAATATCCCGCCCGAAGAGGTCGGCTGGTTCGTGAGCGCTCTCGAACAGGGGCGGCCCCTGTGTATCGAGGACGTGCGCCGCGTCCCCCATGACCGGACCCGCGAGCTGCTTTTGCTTCAGGGCATCCGCTCGCTTCTGGCCGTGCCCCTGCGCCATGACGGCGCGCTGGACGGTTTCTTCGGCGTGGATATCTGCAACCGCCATGTGCGCTGGACCGAGAGCATGATCAACATGGCCGTGGCCGTAGCCAATGTGTTGTGCGGCGCGGACCTGAATTTCAGGCAGCGTGCCGGTCTGGCCCGCAAAAGCCGTCAGCTGGCCGATATTCTGGATGCCTTTGTGGAACCCGTCTATATCTCCGACATGGATACTTACGAGGTGCTTTTCAGCAACAAGGCCCTGAACGAACATTTTCCGCTGCGGCCGGGCGGGGACGCGCGCTGCTTCGCCCGTTTCCAAGGCCTGGACGCGCCGTGTCCGTTTTGCACCAACGCCTTCCTGCGCGGCCGGGACAATCCGGACAGCCCGCACCACTGGGTCCATGTCAACCCCCTGTCCAACCATACTTACACCATTGTGGACCGGCTCATCCGCTGGGAGGACGGCCGCAGGGTGCGTCTTTCCATTGCCATGGACGTCACGGACGTGCTGGAGGCCCAGCGCGAAAAGGAGCTGGCCGAGGCCGCCACCAGGGCCAAGAGCGAATTTCTGGCCCGTATGAGCCACGAGATCCGCACGCCCATGAACGGCATTCTGGGCATGACCTATCTGGCCCTGGACGACAATCCCGCGCCGCGCCAGCGCGAGTATCTGCGCAAAATCAGGCTCTCGGCCAAAAGCCTGCTGGGCATTATCAACGATATCCTGGATTTTTCCAAAATCGAGGCGGGCAAGCTCGATATTTGCGCGGAAGATTTTGCCCTGGATGAACTGGTGCAGAATCTGCGGGCCATGCTCAGCGCCCAGGTGCATGAAAAACAGCTTTCCTTTTCGGTCAACCTGGCCCCGGACGTGCCGCTCTGGCTCAGAGGCGACGCCCTGCGCATCACCGAAGTGCTGATCAACCTGCTGGGCAATGCCCTCAAGTTCACCAGCCAAGGCGGCATCAGCCTGGATGTGGATACGGATTGCAGGGACGGCGCCGCGTTTCTGCACTTCATGGTCAGGGACACGGGCATCGGCATCAGCGCCGGCGAGCTTGAGAATCTTTTCCAGCCCTTTACCCAGGCCGACAGCAGCATTTCCCGCCGCTTCGGCGGCACGGGCCTGGGTCTGGCCATCAGCAGGCAACTGGCCCGGCTGATGGGCGGGGAGCTGTGGTGCGAGAGCGAGCCGGGCAAAGGCAGTGTTTTTCATTTTCTGCTGCCCCTGGCCCGGGCCGCGCGGGCCCGACCCGGCACGGACGCCGAAAGCCGGCCCCTGGAGGCGCTGCCGCCCGGCAAGCGCGTGCTGCTGGCCGAGGACAATGCCATCAATCAGGAAATCGTGCGGGAATTGCTGCGCCGTCTGGGCGTGGACTGCGCTGTGGCCGAAAACGGCCGCCGGGCGCTGGACCTGATCAGCCGGGAGCGTTACGATTGCGTGCTGATGGATATCCAGATGCCGGAAATGGACGGCCTGGAGGCCACCCGCCGCATCCGGGCCATGTCTGGAGCCGTGAGCCGCATTCCCGTCATCGCCATGACGGCCGGTGCCGCGCCGGAGGACGTGCGGCGCAGCCTGGCCGGGGGCCTGAATGATCATATCAGCAAACCGCTGGACCCCGCGGAATTGCGGGAAAAGCTAAACCACTGGCTTGCCGGGGACGAGGCCCGGCAACGGAAGGATCATGACTGCTGA